A genome region from Altererythrobacter aquiaggeris includes the following:
- a CDS encoding biopolymer transporter ExbD, which translates to MAMGLAGSGRRAARRSRRAPMAEINVTPFVDVMLVLLIIFMVTAPLLAAGVPVELPDSRANALDQTLDQITIAIDREGYIYIGDDAVPVGGLPQRLESLQTGSGQQPVITLRADRALDYGRVMAVMGELNRSGFNSISLVTNGSVNVP; encoded by the coding sequence ATGGCGATGGGGCTGGCCGGTTCGGGCAGACGCGCGGCGCGCCGTTCACGCCGCGCTCCGATGGCGGAAATCAACGTGACACCGTTTGTCGATGTCATGCTGGTGCTGCTGATCATTTTCATGGTTACCGCGCCGCTGCTGGCCGCGGGTGTACCGGTCGAATTGCCGGACAGCCGCGCCAATGCGCTGGACCAGACGCTGGACCAGATCACGATCGCCATCGACCGCGAGGGGTATATCTATATCGGCGATGATGCCGTCCCTGTCGGCGGACTGCCCCAGCGGCTTGAATCGCTCCAGACCGGTAGCGGACAGCAGCCTGTCATCACACTCAGGGCCGACCGCGCGCTCGATTACGGGCGGGTTATGGCGGTGATGGGAGAGCTGAACCGGTCGGGTTTCAATTCGATTTCGCTGGTCACCAACGGTTCAGTCAATGTCCCATAG
- the hisA gene encoding 1-(5-phosphoribosyl)-5-[(5-phosphoribosylamino)methylideneamino]imidazole-4-carboxamide isomerase — MIVFPAIDLKAGQVVRLAEGDMNRATVYGDDPAAQALLFAEAGAEHLHVVDLDGSFAGSAQNREAVEAIVAAFPGHVQLGGGIRTRADVEGWFDAGVSRIVIGTAALKDPRFVKDVAREFEGGIVVAVDARDGMVATDGWAEVSDVRIEDMARRFEDAGVASLLFTDIGRDGMLKGCNIDATVELARQTSLPVIASGGVKGLDDIHLLSVHAVEGIEGVITGRALYDGRLDLAAALAMAARAVDTRT, encoded by the coding sequence TTGATCGTATTTCCCGCAATCGATTTGAAAGCCGGGCAAGTCGTCAGGCTGGCCGAAGGCGATATGAACCGCGCGACGGTGTACGGCGATGATCCTGCGGCGCAGGCGCTGCTGTTTGCCGAAGCGGGCGCGGAACATCTGCATGTGGTCGATCTGGACGGATCATTTGCCGGTAGCGCGCAAAACCGCGAGGCTGTCGAAGCCATCGTCGCGGCATTTCCGGGCCATGTCCAGCTGGGCGGCGGCATCCGCACCCGCGCCGATGTCGAAGGGTGGTTCGATGCTGGCGTATCGCGCATCGTGATCGGCACCGCGGCATTGAAGGACCCCCGGTTCGTCAAGGATGTCGCGCGCGAGTTCGAAGGCGGGATTGTCGTCGCGGTCGATGCGCGCGACGGGATGGTTGCAACCGACGGCTGGGCCGAAGTGTCCGACGTGCGGATCGAGGATATGGCGCGCCGGTTCGAAGATGCGGGGGTTGCCAGCCTGCTGTTCACCGATATCGGCCGCGACGGTATGCTAAAGGGCTGCAATATCGATGCGACGGTTGAACTGGCGCGGCAGACCAGCCTGCCGGTGATCGCCAGCGGCGGAGTGAAAGGTCTGGATGATATCCACCTGCTGTCCGTTCATGCGGTGGAAGGGATCGAGGGCGTGATTACTGGGCGGGCGCTGTACGACGGACGGCTGGATTTAGCGGCGGCGTTGGCAATGGCCGCGCGGGCGGTGGATACGCGAACGTGA
- the hisB gene encoding imidazoleglycerol-phosphate dehydratase HisB, which translates to MRTAIINRDTTETKIAVELNLDGTGKYDVKTGIGFLDHMIEQFSRHSLIDLKLHVDGDLHIDQHHTVEDSALALGEALSQALGDRAGIGRYGTAYSPMDETLARVALDISGRPYLVWKAGFSQMRLGEMDTELIGHWFHSVAQTCGITLHIELLYGQNNHHICEAIYKGFARAMRTAVEVDPRKGGAVPSTKGTLGG; encoded by the coding sequence ATGCGCACAGCCATTATCAACCGGGACACGACCGAGACGAAGATCGCGGTCGAACTGAATCTGGACGGTACCGGAAAATACGACGTCAAAACCGGCATCGGCTTTCTGGATCACATGATCGAACAGTTTTCGCGCCATTCGCTGATCGATCTCAAACTGCACGTCGATGGCGATTTGCACATCGACCAGCATCACACGGTTGAAGATAGCGCATTGGCGCTGGGCGAAGCATTATCACAGGCGTTGGGCGACCGTGCGGGTATCGGGCGCTATGGCACCGCATATTCGCCGATGGATGAAACGCTGGCGCGTGTTGCGCTGGATATTTCGGGCCGGCCATATCTGGTCTGGAAGGCAGGATTTTCGCAAATGCGGCTGGGCGAGATGGATACCGAACTGATCGGGCACTGGTTCCACTCGGTCGCGCAAACTTGCGGAATAACACTGCATATCGAACTGCTTTACGGGCAGAACAACCACCACATTTGCGAAGCGATTTACAAGGGTTTCGCGCGCGCCATGCGCACTGCGGTCGAAGTCGATCCGCGCAAGGGCGGGGCAGTCCCGTCCACCAAGGGAACGCTGGGTGGCTGA
- the tolQ gene encoding protein TolQ, which yields MTNLLMMAAAADAPTRLNPLQLFLDADIVVQAVMAGLLLASVWVWMIIVSFSLRIGGVKRANGKFEGTFWKSDNLDVLMKDAGAKDTASGRVAAAGIAEWRRSTKVTTIDRDGTRQRLASAMESQVATEADDLAERLNFLATVGSVAPFIGLFGTVWGIMNSFFQIGVQQNSSLAVVAPGISEALFATAIGLFAAIPAVIAYNRFSHSVNALESRMQRFADRFHASLSRELEAD from the coding sequence ATGACCAATTTACTAATGATGGCAGCGGCAGCGGATGCCCCGACCCGGCTCAATCCGCTTCAGCTGTTTCTCGATGCCGACATTGTGGTGCAGGCGGTGATGGCCGGACTGTTGCTGGCCAGCGTCTGGGTGTGGATGATTATCGTATCCTTCAGCCTGCGGATTGGCGGCGTGAAGCGCGCAAATGGCAAGTTCGAAGGCACATTCTGGAAATCCGACAATCTCGACGTTCTCATGAAAGACGCGGGCGCAAAAGATACCGCCTCGGGCCGCGTTGCCGCTGCGGGGATTGCCGAATGGCGCCGATCGACCAAGGTCACAACAATCGACCGCGACGGAACGCGCCAGCGGCTGGCATCCGCGATGGAAAGTCAGGTTGCAACCGAAGCGGACGATCTGGCGGAACGGCTGAACTTTCTGGCCACGGTTGGCTCGGTTGCCCCGTTTATCGGGCTTTTCGGCACGGTGTGGGGCATCATGAACAGTTTCTTCCAGATCGGGGTGCAGCAAAACAGTTCGCTCGCGGTGGTCGCACCGGGGATTTCGGAAGCGCTGTTTGCCACCGCAATCGGCCTGTTTGCCGCGATACCCGCCGTGATTGCCTACAATCGGTTCAGCCATTCGGTAAACGCGCTGGAATCGCGGATGCAACGTTTTGCCGACCGGTTCCATGCCAGCCTTAGCCGCGAGCTGGAGGCCGATTGA
- a CDS encoding phosphoribosyl-ATP diphosphatase has product MTMGMDIFTKLETTIRSRREAGADDSYVARLNAGGLPLIARKLGEEATEAVVAALSGSDAELTGEAADVLFHLLVLLDNRGIGLADVMHELERREGTSGITEKQSRSN; this is encoded by the coding sequence ATGACGATGGGTATGGATATTTTCACCAAACTGGAAACCACGATCCGATCCCGCCGCGAGGCCGGGGCGGACGACAGCTATGTCGCGCGGCTCAATGCGGGCGGCCTACCCCTTATCGCGCGCAAGTTGGGCGAAGAAGCAACCGAAGCCGTTGTTGCGGCTTTGTCCGGATCAGACGCGGAACTGACCGGCGAGGCTGCCGATGTGCTGTTTCATCTGCTCGTCCTGCTCGATAACAGGGGGATTGGCCTGGCCGATGTGATGCACGAGCTGGAACGCCGCGAGGGGACGTCGGGGATCACCGAAAAGCAATCGAGGAGTAACTGA
- a CDS encoding energy transducer TonB: MASVTLQRDERIGLGIAVVLHGALIAVMLVQPAKRDAAEVPERMTVSLATEVGLEATAPVPVAQSRAAVAPVLADDPAPVTEPEPQQAPAPKQVTPPKQVAPPKQVTAPPQRSVAVDRPVPRPAPRQTAAPRREAAAPRRTTAPSPRQAAAPKQAGGSRIGADFLPGAGSSSTSTETRAPAAKFGVTEQAALRQALARQLRPHWRSPQGVDVDQLVTLLSWDLNPDGSLNGRPRVASQSGINASNKAQAAVHAENAIKAVQLAAPFNLPDQYYDEWKRIRNWRFDRRS; encoded by the coding sequence ATGGCAAGTGTCACCCTCCAGCGCGACGAGCGCATCGGCCTTGGCATTGCGGTCGTGCTGCATGGTGCGCTGATCGCGGTCATGCTGGTGCAGCCTGCCAAGCGCGATGCTGCCGAGGTACCCGAACGGATGACCGTCAGCCTTGCTACCGAAGTCGGTCTGGAAGCGACCGCACCTGTTCCGGTGGCGCAAAGCCGTGCCGCGGTCGCGCCTGTGCTGGCGGATGATCCGGCGCCTGTTACCGAACCCGAACCGCAGCAAGCTCCAGCTCCGAAGCAAGTAACGCCCCCGAAACAAGTGGCGCCGCCGAAACAAGTGACGGCCCCGCCGCAGCGATCGGTTGCTGTGGATCGGCCGGTGCCAAGACCGGCACCGCGCCAGACTGCGGCACCCAGGCGTGAAGCCGCAGCTCCGCGCCGGACAACTGCGCCATCGCCGCGTCAGGCAGCTGCGCCAAAACAGGCCGGCGGCAGCCGCATCGGGGCCGATTTTCTTCCCGGTGCGGGAAGCAGCAGCACAAGCACCGAAACACGCGCGCCCGCGGCGAAATTCGGCGTGACCGAGCAGGCCGCGCTGCGTCAGGCGCTTGCCCGGCAGCTGCGGCCTCATTGGCGTTCCCCGCAGGGTGTCGATGTCGATCAACTGGTGACTTTGCTGAGCTGGGACCTCAATCCCGATGGCAGCTTGAACGGGCGCCCGCGGGTTGCTTCGCAATCGGGTATCAACGCTTCGAACAAGGCGCAGGCGGCTGTCCATGCCGAAAATGCCATCAAAGCGGTGCAGCTGGCCGCGCCGTTCAATCTGCCCGACCAATATTATGATGAATGGAAACGTATCCGTAACTGGCGTTTCGACAGGAGGTCTTGA
- the hisF gene encoding imidazole glycerol phosphate synthase subunit HisF: MTVRIRVIPCLDVADGRVVKGVNFVDLVDAGDPVEQARAYDAAGADELCFLDISATHEGRGTLLDIVSRTAAVCFMPLTVGGGVRSADDARALLLAGADKVAVNSAAVARPELVAEIAARFGSQCVVASIDARKVGDHWEIFTHGGRKPTGIDAAEYAEKVARLGAGELLVTSMDGDGTQAGYDLQLTRTIADRVSIPVVASGGVGTLDHLVAGVKQGHASAVLAASIFHFGTYSIAQAHEALRAAGLPARG, from the coding sequence ATGACCGTTCGCATCCGCGTCATCCCGTGTCTCGACGTTGCCGATGGCCGCGTGGTGAAGGGCGTCAATTTCGTCGATCTGGTCGATGCGGGCGATCCGGTGGAACAGGCGCGTGCCTATGATGCAGCCGGCGCCGACGAGCTGTGTTTTCTCGACATTTCCGCCACGCATGAAGGGCGCGGGACGTTGCTTGATATCGTCAGCCGGACAGCGGCGGTCTGTTTCATGCCGTTGACAGTGGGCGGCGGTGTGCGTTCGGCGGACGATGCGCGCGCGCTGCTGCTCGCGGGGGCAGACAAGGTCGCGGTGAATTCCGCCGCAGTCGCACGCCCCGAACTGGTGGCCGAAATCGCGGCGAGGTTCGGCAGCCAGTGCGTTGTCGCCTCAATCGATGCGCGCAAGGTCGGCGATCACTGGGAAATCTTTACCCATGGCGGCCGCAAGCCCACCGGCATCGATGCTGCCGAATATGCCGAAAAAGTTGCCCGGTTGGGGGCGGGCGAATTGCTTGTCACGTCGATGGACGGGGACGGCACGCAGGCGGGTTACGACCTGCAATTGACCCGCACCATTGCTGACCGGGTTTCGATACCTGTCGTCGCAAGCGGGGGGGTGGGAACGCTCGACCATTTGGTGGCGGGTGTAAAACAGGGCCATGCCAGCGCCGTGCTGGCCGCCTCCATCTTCCATTTCGGGACCTATTCCATCGCGCAGGCGCATGAGGCATTGCGCGCTGCCGGGCTGCCTGCGCGCGGTTGA
- the tolB gene encoding Tol-Pal system beta propeller repeat protein TolB, whose product MIALVACLLAAPLSAQDLGAPPPVGGEVETIEEEGGLSGSVTDESDWQDLSIAIPGFATDRNQPTAASSGGSLALGKELARVITADLQNNGLFRPTGPDALPQPGFSQITAPAFPVWSGRSAEMLVHGYVKVGGDGRLTVGCYLYDVALQDELARAGWVVPPSDWRRAAHKCADLVYSRLTGESPFFDSRIAYIAETGPKDKRTKRLAIMDSDGANHRFITTGRSTALTPRYSPDYRQLLYLSYVDGNPRIYVYDIGSGQQRVITQGTNPTFAPRWSPDGKSILYSMAVGGNTDIYRVSAQGGASTRLTNTPGIDIGGSFSPDGRKIVFESDRSGSQQVYVMNADGSGQKRLTFFGGRAATPEWSPRGDQIAFTHITGDFRVAVMSPEGSGRRYLTDSWQDEAPTWSPNGRIVQFFRTERNTGRTSLWQVDLTGDNERRLPTPVDASDPAWGPVLP is encoded by the coding sequence GTGATTGCCCTGGTTGCCTGCCTATTGGCCGCGCCGCTCTCCGCGCAGGATCTCGGTGCGCCGCCGCCCGTCGGCGGCGAGGTTGAAACTATCGAGGAGGAGGGCGGTCTTTCGGGTAGCGTCACCGATGAAAGCGACTGGCAGGACCTGTCCATCGCGATCCCGGGGTTTGCCACTGACCGCAACCAGCCGACTGCGGCCAGCAGCGGCGGTTCGCTGGCGCTGGGCAAGGAACTGGCCCGCGTCATCACGGCCGATCTGCAAAACAACGGGTTGTTCCGTCCCACCGGACCTGACGCCTTGCCGCAGCCGGGCTTTTCGCAAATCACCGCACCGGCCTTTCCGGTGTGGTCGGGCCGCAGCGCCGAAATGCTGGTGCACGGCTATGTCAAGGTCGGCGGGGATGGGCGGCTGACTGTGGGCTGTTATCTTTATGACGTGGCGCTGCAGGATGAACTGGCGCGCGCCGGATGGGTTGTACCGCCATCCGACTGGCGCCGTGCCGCACACAAATGCGCTGATTTGGTCTATTCGCGGCTTACCGGCGAAAGCCCGTTCTTCGACAGCCGTATTGCCTATATTGCCGAAACCGGGCCCAAGGACAAGCGGACCAAACGGCTTGCCATTATGGACAGTGACGGGGCCAACCACCGATTTATCACCACCGGCCGTTCTACCGCGCTTACCCCGCGTTATTCGCCCGATTACCGCCAGCTTCTCTATCTCAGCTATGTTGACGGCAATCCGCGGATCTACGTCTATGATATCGGCAGCGGACAGCAGCGGGTTATCACCCAGGGCACCAATCCGACCTTCGCCCCGCGCTGGTCGCCTGACGGAAAATCGATCCTTTATTCGATGGCAGTGGGCGGCAATACCGACATTTACCGCGTATCGGCGCAAGGCGGCGCCAGCACGCGGCTGACCAATACGCCGGGCATCGATATCGGCGGATCCTTTTCGCCCGATGGCCGCAAAATCGTGTTTGAAAGCGATCGTTCCGGCAGTCAGCAAGTCTATGTCATGAACGCCGACGGTTCGGGCCAGAAGCGCCTGACATTCTTTGGCGGACGCGCGGCGACTCCCGAATGGAGCCCGCGCGGCGACCAGATCGCCTTTACGCATATCACCGGCGATTTCCGCGTTGCAGTGATGAGCCCCGAAGGCAGCGGCCGGCGGTATCTGACCGATAGCTGGCAGGATGAAGCCCCGACATGGTCGCCAAACGGACGAATCGTGCAATTCTTCCGGACAGAACGAAATACAGGACGGACATCCTTGTGGCAGGTTGATCTGACGGGCGACAACGAGCGCCGCCTGCCAACTCCGGTTGATGCATCTGATCCTGCATGGGGGCCGGTTCTGCCGTAG
- a CDS encoding YbgC/FadM family acyl-CoA thioesterase — protein sequence MDTPLQPHSGRLAGPLHTFAVRAYYEDTDLSGVVYHANYLRWFERARSDLLRLLDIDQRRAVEQGAGAYAVADLQIRYLRPAKLDDAVLIETRCTALGAASCKMYQRALRDGELLSDAHLRVGFVAPDGRPRRQPAAWRDAFETVLSQESS from the coding sequence ATGGATACACCGCTTCAACCGCATTCGGGCCGGCTGGCCGGGCCGCTGCACACCTTTGCTGTGCGCGCCTATTACGAGGATACCGATCTGTCGGGCGTGGTCTATCATGCAAATTATCTGCGCTGGTTCGAACGCGCGCGGTCCGATCTTCTGCGCTTGCTGGATATCGACCAGCGTCGCGCGGTGGAACAGGGCGCAGGTGCCTATGCGGTGGCCGATCTGCAAATCCGCTATTTACGTCCGGCCAAGCTGGATGATGCTGTGCTGATCGAAACGCGCTGCACCGCACTGGGTGCGGCAAGCTGCAAAATGTACCAGCGCGCATTGCGCGATGGCGAATTATTGTCCGATGCCCATCTGCGCGTCGGCTTCGTGGCCCCTGACGGGCGCCCGCGCCGCCAGCCAGCCGCCTGGCGCGACGCCTTTGAAACAGTTCTCTCGCAAGAAAGCTCGTGA
- a CDS encoding cystathionine gamma-synthase family protein, which produces MPDEVDTPTPRRKPKQAVTTIGGRELKPSTLMMGYGYDPVLSEGSLKAPIFLTSTFAFENAQAGKHHFEGLTGKRKGDVEGLVYSRFNGPNQEILEDRLAIWDGAEDALVFSSGMTAITIMMLAYCSAGDVIVHSGPLYAATEGFVSRIMSKYGVTYVDFHAGATREELDAVLEKAKAQAAENGGKVALVYLESPANPTNALVDIEAVKEARDAVLGADGAPIAIDNTFLGPLWQRPLDHGADVVVYSLTKYVGGHSDLVAGSIAGPKSLMDPVRALRNTMGGICDPNTAWMLLRSLETVELRMTRAGENAAKVCAFLKAHPKVEGLGYLGMIGDARQQDIYDRHCKGAGSTFSVFIKGGEKESFRFLDALRIAKLAVSLGGTETLASHPAAMTHISVPDERKAALGITDNLVRISIGIEDADDLIADFRQALDKV; this is translated from the coding sequence ATGCCCGATGAAGTTGACACGCCAACGCCCCGCCGCAAGCCCAAACAGGCTGTCACCACCATCGGTGGCCGCGAGCTGAAACCGTCAACCCTGATGATGGGCTATGGTTATGACCCGGTTCTGTCCGAGGGATCGCTCAAGGCTCCGATTTTTCTGACCAGCACATTTGCGTTTGAAAACGCGCAGGCGGGAAAACACCATTTCGAAGGGTTGACCGGAAAACGCAAAGGCGATGTCGAAGGTCTTGTCTATTCGCGCTTCAACGGTCCCAATCAGGAGATTCTGGAAGACCGTCTCGCGATCTGGGACGGGGCGGAGGATGCGCTCGTCTTCTCCAGCGGGATGACCGCAATCACGATCATGATGCTCGCCTATTGCAGTGCGGGCGACGTGATCGTCCATTCCGGCCCGCTGTATGCGGCGACAGAGGGTTTCGTATCCAGGATCATGTCGAAATACGGCGTGACCTATGTCGATTTCCACGCTGGCGCGACTCGCGAAGAACTGGACGCGGTACTTGAAAAAGCCAAAGCGCAGGCGGCCGAAAACGGCGGCAAGGTCGCGCTGGTCTATCTCGAAAGCCCGGCCAACCCGACCAATGCGCTGGTCGATATCGAAGCCGTGAAGGAGGCCCGCGATGCAGTGCTGGGCGCGGACGGCGCGCCCATCGCTATCGACAACACATTTCTGGGTCCGCTGTGGCAGCGACCGCTGGATCACGGGGCAGATGTGGTGGTTTATTCGCTCACCAAATATGTCGGCGGTCATTCCGATCTGGTCGCGGGCAGCATTGCCGGCCCCAAAAGCCTGATGGATCCCGTCCGCGCATTACGCAACACCATGGGCGGAATCTGCGATCCCAATACGGCATGGATGCTGCTGCGCTCGCTTGAAACAGTCGAACTGCGGATGACCCGCGCGGGCGAAAATGCAGCCAAGGTGTGCGCGTTCCTGAAAGCGCATCCCAAGGTCGAAGGGCTGGGTTATCTCGGCATGATCGGCGATGCGCGCCAGCAGGATATCTATGACCGTCACTGCAAGGGCGCGGGCAGCACTTTTTCGGTCTTCATCAAAGGCGGCGAGAAGGAAAGCTTCCGTTTTCTGGATGCGCTGCGGATTGCCAAACTGGCTGTCAGCCTTGGCGGTACAGAAACGCTTGCCAGCCATCCTGCCGCTATGACGCATATTTCCGTGCCTGACGAACGCAAGGCAGCGCTGGGCATTACGGACAATCTTGTGCGGATATCGATCGGGATCGAGGATGCAGACGATCTGATCGCCGATTTCCGGCAAGCGCTGGACAAGGTCTGA
- a CDS encoding J domain-containing protein gives MVGARRSDNWGFPRWRSYDAGREAATVRLCDRHNCEEKGDCPAPKSPSSPERWHFCQKHAAEYNKGWDYFEGLDKEEAAARQKTEQSENAGYSEAAHYGWMGSGDGSRSDDEMRALELLGLDSDAEFDAVKKSFRTRAKAVHPDVKPGDVDAALEFQKIQLAYEILKQSEERRVWKG, from the coding sequence ATGGTTGGCGCACGGCGTTCGGATAATTGGGGCTTCCCGCGTTGGCGCAGCTATGATGCTGGCCGAGAGGCTGCGACCGTGCGCCTGTGCGACCGCCATAATTGCGAAGAAAAAGGCGATTGTCCCGCGCCGAAATCTCCCAGCAGCCCGGAACGCTGGCATTTTTGCCAGAAGCACGCGGCCGAATATAACAAGGGCTGGGATTACTTCGAAGGGCTGGACAAGGAAGAAGCCGCCGCGCGCCAGAAAACCGAACAATCCGAAAATGCGGGTTACAGCGAGGCGGCGCATTACGGCTGGATGGGATCGGGCGATGGCAGCCGCAGCGATGATGAAATGCGCGCGCTGGAATTGCTGGGGCTGGATTCCGATGCCGAGTTCGACGCGGTGAAGAAATCATTCCGCACCAGAGCCAAGGCCGTTCATCCCGATGTCAAACCCGGCGATGTCGATGCTGCGCTCGAATTCCAGAAAATCCAGCTCGCCTATGAAATATTGAAACAGTCGGAAGAGCGGCGCGTCTGGAAGGGTTAG
- the pal gene encoding peptidoglycan-associated lipoprotein Pal, producing MKRIVVISALSAASLALGACSKKAPAELPPPPVDNTADAAQTTSTNPLGPVPGTQAHFRQAVNGQNVIYFDTDQYNVDSVDAAALQTQAQYLLQYANVNATIEGHTDERGTRDYNLALGERRANSAKNYLVGLGVPAARLRTVSYGKESPVATGSDPAAWAQNRRAATIVIE from the coding sequence ATGAAACGTATCGTTGTTATTTCGGCACTGTCTGCAGCTTCGCTGGCGCTGGGTGCGTGTTCCAAGAAAGCGCCGGCCGAACTGCCGCCGCCGCCGGTTGATAATACCGCGGACGCCGCGCAGACCACTTCGACAAATCCGCTCGGCCCGGTGCCGGGAACGCAGGCCCATTTCAGGCAGGCAGTCAACGGTCAGAACGTGATCTATTTCGACACTGACCAGTATAATGTGGACAGCGTTGACGCGGCGGCGCTGCAGACACAGGCGCAATATCTGCTGCAATATGCCAATGTAAATGCAACGATCGAAGGCCATACTGACGAGCGCGGCACACGCGATTACAACCTCGCGCTGGGTGAACGCCGGGCAAATTCAGCCAAGAATTATCTGGTGGGTCTGGGTGTTCCGGCAGCGCGGCTGCGGACAGTCAGCTACGGCAAGGAAAGCCCGGTGGCGACGGGATCCGATCCCGCCGCATGGGCGCAAAACCGACGTGCCGCGACAATTGTGATCGAGTGA
- the hisH gene encoding imidazole glycerol phosphate synthase subunit HisH, with product MAETVALVDYGAGNLHSVHNALKAAGARHVEVTANPSVVRSADRIVLPGVGSFKACAEGLRAVDGMIEAMAERVQVGGAPFLGICVGMQLLATRGVEHGITAGLDWISGEVRPIEITDPAIKVPHMGWNDVAPSARSDTSLIQAGEAYFLHSYHFAPASGENVAAMTDHGGGLVAAVEHGNVVGVQFHPEKSQAYGLALLANFLEWRP from the coding sequence GTGGCTGAAACCGTCGCGCTTGTCGATTACGGCGCGGGCAACCTTCATTCGGTTCACAACGCTCTGAAGGCGGCGGGTGCGCGCCATGTCGAAGTCACTGCCAACCCGTCGGTTGTGCGGTCGGCCGACCGTATCGTATTGCCCGGCGTCGGCTCGTTCAAGGCCTGCGCCGAAGGGCTGCGCGCGGTCGATGGCATGATCGAGGCAATGGCCGAGCGGGTCCAGGTCGGCGGGGCGCCGTTTCTGGGAATATGCGTGGGAATGCAATTGCTCGCCACGCGCGGCGTGGAACACGGTATCACCGCCGGGCTGGACTGGATCAGCGGCGAGGTGCGCCCTATCGAAATCACCGATCCGGCCATCAAGGTGCCGCATATGGGCTGGAACGATGTGGCGCCGTCTGCCCGGTCGGATACCAGTCTGATCCAGGCTGGCGAGGCCTATTTCCTGCATTCCTACCACTTTGCGCCCGCAAGCGGCGAAAATGTTGCAGCGATGACCGATCACGGCGGCGGCCTGGTTGCGGCAGTCGAACACGGTAATGTCGTCGGTGTGCAGTTTCACCCCGAGAAGAGCCAGGCGTACGGGCTGGCCCTGCTCGCGAATTTTCTGGAGTGGCGACCTTGA
- a CDS encoding HIT domain-containing protein, with protein sequence MPIDPAKPYDDQNLFAKILRGEIPSTRIYEDDWAYAFPDINPQAKLHVLVIPKGRYVSWDDFSATASAEEIAGFIRAVGTVARQHDLVEPGYRLLANIGAHGGQEVPHLHVHLFGGQHLGPMIAR encoded by the coding sequence ATGCCAATCGATCCGGCGAAGCCTTATGATGACCAGAACCTGTTTGCGAAAATTCTGCGCGGGGAAATACCCTCCACCAGGATTTACGAGGATGACTGGGCCTATGCCTTTCCGGACATCAACCCGCAGGCAAAACTGCATGTGCTGGTGATCCCGAAAGGCAGATATGTCAGCTGGGACGATTTTTCAGCTACCGCCTCTGCCGAAGAAATCGCCGGGTTCATCCGCGCGGTGGGCACTGTTGCGCGGCAACATGATCTGGTTGAACCGGGTTACCGATTGCTGGCCAATATCGGCGCACATGGCGGGCAGGAAGTGCCGCATCTGCATGTCCACCTGTTCGGCGGGCAGCATCTTGGACCGATGATCGCGCGGTAA
- a CDS encoding PEP-CTERM sorting domain-containing protein, giving the protein MTIGATLSAVLTRVPEFAAVQIPEPSNLALFAIGVAGVLAGRKLARKPGEADKLK; this is encoded by the coding sequence ATGACAATCGGGGCAACATTATCGGCGGTTCTGACCCGCGTTCCGGAATTTGCCGCTGTGCAGATTCCCGAGCCAAGCAATCTTGCGCTGTTCGCGATTGGCGTTGCCGGGGTGCTGGCCGGCCGCAAACTTGCCAGGAAACCGGGCGAAGCTGACAAGTTGAAATAG